GTGGAAAATTTTATGTTTTTATAATGAAAGATAATCTTAATTTTGAAATTATTGTGACTGAAAATATACTTTTAAAAGGTGTTTTAAAGATTTTTAATCGTAAAATTATATACAACGCAAATTGCTTTCTCTTACAAAAGTATTGATTATTAAATTATATTGTGTTATATTGAAATATTATAAATACATAAAGGTAAAATTAAAAGTAGTAATAGCTTCCTTAAGAGGTTTGCTATTTTTTATACGGTTTTTTGGATGGAAAGGATTGGACATAAAATATTATGGAAAATATTTTAAGGAAAGTTATTGAAATTGAATACAGGGCTCAGAGAATAATGGGAGAGGGTGCAGAAGAACGGAAACAAGCTGTCCTTGAAGCAGAAGAGAAAATTGCTCTAATAAAGGAAGAAATATTTCTTTCTTTAAAAAAGAGTATTGAGGAGATAAAGGCAGAGAAGCAGAAAGAAGCTAAACAAGAATCTGAGAGGATAATGTTGGAAACTAAGAATAAAGTTTCTTTGATGCAGAAAGAATTTAATGAAAACAGGAATTTATGGGTAAAAGATATATTTAATGACATTATATATGGGAGTTAGCTATTTATAACCTGGGAATTAGGGACTGAAATTGCGAGAGGGTGGTAGAATGCCTTTTTCTGTTTTAAGTTATACTGCGGCTAATACAAAAGCAAGGGCTTTGTTCGGCAAGCTTCTTACCAGTGATGACTACAAAAAGCTCCTGGATAAAAAAAACGTGCCGGATATAGCTTCATACCTGAAAAAGTATACTTCCTACAGTAGTATACTTTCGGAGATAAATGAAAATGATGTTCATAGGGGTGAACTTGAAGCACTTTTTAAAGCATCATTATACAATGATTTTATAAAAATACTGCATTTTTTGGGAGGAAATGCAGCAAAATTCATAGAAGCTGCATTCTTAAGGCATGAAATTGAAGATTTGAAAATGCTTATAAGCATAATATACACGAGGCGCGAAAGTGAATTAATGAAGGACTCCCTGGTTTTTTTGAAGAAATACAGCACGTTGGATTATAATAAGCTTATACGCTCCAGAAGCGTTGAAGAATTAATCAGCAATTTGAAAGGCACGGAGTACTATAAGGTATTGGCTTATTTTACCGGTAATTTGAAGCAAAACAGCCTTTTTGATATTGAAATGGCGTTGGATAACCATTTTTTTCTCTCGGTAATTAAGTTGAAGGATAAGCTTCTGTCAGGCAGCGACAGGAAAATAGTCACCCGGAGTTTTGGGCTGGAAATAGACATACTAAATATAATGTTGATATACAGGTGCAAAAAGCTGTTTTATCTTCCCAAGGAAATAACATTGAATTATGTAATTCCTTATTGGTACCGACTTAAGAAGAGCCAACTGGTGCGTTTGGCCGAGAGCCATGATATTTCGGAATTTAAAGATTTAGTATCGCAAACACCTTATGCAAAAATATTTAAGGCAAATGAGGAGCATATGTGGGAGACTAATTCAATGACCTTTATGTACAGGTTTTATAAAAGCATATTAAGGGAAAAACAACCAAGCCTTGGTGTTGCTATAGCTTACCTGCACTTGAAAGATATCGACATAAGGAATATTATTACAGTTATTGAAGGAGTACGATACAGTTTACCAACAGAAGAGATTGAGAAATACCTTATTGGTGTAGACAGGTGAGGTGGAACCATTGTCAATACTAAAAATGAAATTTATTAGTATAGTTGGCCGCAAAGACTACTTTGATGAATTTGTATTAAAATATGTTGTCAATAGCGGAATTGAGTTGGCAGACGCCTTAAGTAAACTTGAAAACATTAAGGGGCTGTCACGCTATGCAGATGAAGAGCCGCACAACGATTTGGTGAAAAGAATATTGTCTGTTGCGGAATTTATAGGAATGAAAAATATCAATACTGAAAATGTGGATATCCCCAGCCAAACATATTATACTGTTCTTCAGTTGCAAGATGAGGTTTCGCTGTTGGAAAAGGAGATCCGGTCATATACGGAACTTATGGAAAAGTACCGGGAGGAGCTTAACCAGTATTTTCACATGCAAAAGAAGCTTGAGCTGTTAATAGGGCTTGATGTTGACCTGGATAGTTTTTTTAATTTTGAATTCATAAAGTTCCGTTTTGGGAGAATACCAAAAAAATCCTACAGGCAGCTTCAGCTATACATTGATGATTTTGATGCCATAGTATATCCTGTTTCCCAGGACCAGGACTATGTATGGCTTATATACTTTACACCGAAAATATACAGTGAAAAGGTTGACAGTATTTTTTCATCGCTGTATTTTGAGAGGGTAAGGTTGTCTGCGGAATTCAAGGGTACACCTGCCGAAGCCCTCAAACAATTGAAAGAAAAACTTAGTATTTTGCAAAATGAACAGAAGAATCTGGACGAGAATATAAAAATATTTGCCCAATCCAACAGGGAAAGAGTAATAAACCTTTACAGGGCGGCAATACAGTTAAACCTTATATCCGAGATAAGGAGATATGCGGCATGCACCAAAGAATCCTTCTATATAACAGGCTGGATACCCGAGGATGAGTTAAATAAGCTAAAACCTACGATTGATTCCGATAAGAAGGTTATTTATATACTGGAAGAACCTGATATGCTGAAAAATCTAAAACCCCCTATAGAGCTTAAAAATAATGTATTGTTCAAACCTTTTGAAACACTGGTGCGTATGTATGGCCTTCCATCCTACAATGAAATAGACCCTACGGCTTTTGTGGCCGTTACCTATTTTCTTATGTTTGGACTTATGTTCGGAGACGTGGGACAGGGATTGGTATTGCTTTTGGCAGGGCTTTTCCTTTTAAAAAGGAAGGTTTCGTTGGGAGGAGTTATTTCAGGTGCAGGCATATCGTCAGTGGTGTTTGGTTTCCTTTATGGAAGCGTGTTCGGATTTGAAGATTGGATAGATGCTTTATGGATAAGACCGATGGAAAATATTAACACCATGCTGTTTGTTGCTGTTATTGCAGGTGTTCTGCTTATTACTTCGGCAATGGTATTGAATATGATAAATGGCATAAAAAGCAGGAATCTACCCAGGATCTTCTTTGATAAAAACGG
This Bacillota bacterium DNA region includes the following protein-coding sequences:
- a CDS encoding V-type ATP synthase subunit I, which encodes MSILKMKFISIVGRKDYFDEFVLKYVVNSGIELADALSKLENIKGLSRYADEEPHNDLVKRILSVAEFIGMKNINTENVDIPSQTYYTVLQLQDEVSLLEKEIRSYTELMEKYREELNQYFHMQKKLELLIGLDVDLDSFFNFEFIKFRFGRIPKKSYRQLQLYIDDFDAIVYPVSQDQDYVWLIYFTPKIYSEKVDSIFSSLYFERVRLSAEFKGTPAEALKQLKEKLSILQNEQKNLDENIKIFAQSNRERVINLYRAAIQLNLISEIRRYAACTKESFYITGWIPEDELNKLKPTIDSDKKVIYILEEPDMLKNLKPPIELKNNVLFKPFETLVRMYGLPSYNEIDPTAFVAVTYFLMFGLMFGDVGQGLVLLLAGLFLLKRKVSLGGVISGAGISSVVFGFLYGSVFGFEDWIDALWIRPMENINTMLFVAVIAGVLLITSAMVLNMINGIKSRNLPRIFFDKNGMAGFIFYWSTVILVLYFYKNNKLPFSLGTFIIILIIPILAMFFKEPFENYLHKREFIPKEKGVFFVQTFFELFDTILSYLSNTISFIRLSAFALNHAGLFMAIMILAGMTKGFGSIVEIVLGNILIIGLEGLIVGIQALRLEYYELFNRFFTGNGRAYKPLKRRNLVKT
- a CDS encoding V-type ATPase subunit, with amino-acid sequence MPFSVLSYTAANTKARALFGKLLTSDDYKKLLDKKNVPDIASYLKKYTSYSSILSEINENDVHRGELEALFKASLYNDFIKILHFLGGNAAKFIEAAFLRHEIEDLKMLISIIYTRRESELMKDSLVFLKKYSTLDYNKLIRSRSVEELISNLKGTEYYKVLAYFTGNLKQNSLFDIEMALDNHFFLSVIKLKDKLLSGSDRKIVTRSFGLEIDILNIMLIYRCKKLFYLPKEITLNYVIPYWYRLKKSQLVRLAESHDISEFKDLVSQTPYAKIFKANEEHMWETNSMTFMYRFYKSILREKQPSLGVAIAYLHLKDIDIRNIITVIEGVRYSLPTEEIEKYLIGVDR